One genomic window of Clostridium taeniosporum includes the following:
- the purM gene encoding phosphoribosylformylglycinamidine cyclo-ligase yields the protein MITYKEAGVNIEEGYRSVKLIKEYAAKTMSKYVLNGLGSFGGMVELPSGYEKPVLVSGTDGVGTKLEIAFKNKKYDTVGIDCVAMCVNDILCHGAKPLFFLDYIACGKLEAEVASDLVKGISDGCIQSECALIGGETAEMPGFYDEGEYDMAGFAVGIVDKDKIINGSNIKEGDKLIGIASSGIHSNGYSLVRKVFKDLNEEFNGEGVWKTLITPTKIYVKPILKLLDEFEIKGMAHVTGGGFIENVPRMFNGRELTAVINKNSYPLPGIFERIIEKGVDKEHMYNTFNMGIGFVLAVDEKDVDSIIKALIAMGEKAYEIGYVTSGGEGVCLK from the coding sequence ATGATTACTTACAAAGAAGCAGGCGTTAATATAGAAGAAGGTTATAGATCAGTAAAGTTAATAAAAGAATATGCAGCTAAAACAATGAGCAAATATGTTTTAAATGGTCTTGGAAGTTTTGGAGGAATGGTTGAACTTCCATCAGGATATGAAAAACCAGTATTAGTTTCTGGTACTGATGGAGTTGGAACAAAATTAGAAATAGCTTTTAAAAATAAGAAATATGATACTGTTGGAATTGACTGTGTTGCTATGTGTGTAAATGATATTTTATGTCATGGAGCTAAACCATTATTTTTCTTAGATTATATTGCTTGTGGGAAACTTGAAGCAGAAGTTGCATCTGATTTGGTTAAAGGAATTTCAGATGGATGTATTCAATCTGAATGTGCATTAATTGGTGGAGAAACAGCAGAAATGCCAGGATTCTACGATGAAGGTGAATATGATATGGCAGGTTTTGCAGTAGGCATAGTTGATAAAGATAAAATAATAAATGGAAGTAATATTAAAGAAGGAGATAAATTAATAGGAATTGCTTCTTCTGGAATACATTCTAATGGTTATTCATTAGTGAGAAAAGTCTTTAAAGATTTAAATGAAGAGTTTAATGGAGAAGGAGTTTGGAAAACATTAATTACTCCTACTAAAATTTATGTTAAACCTATACTGAAATTATTGGATGAGTTTGAAATTAAGGGAATGGCTCATGTTACTGGTGGTGGATTTATAGAAAATGTGCCAAGAATGTTTAATGGAAGAGAATTAACTGCGGTAATTAATAAAAATTCATATCCACTTCCAGGTATATTTGAAAGAATTATTGAAAAAGGCGTAGATAAAGAACATATGTATAATACATTTAATATGGGAATTGGATTTGTTCTTGCTGTAGATGAAAAAGATGTTGATTCTATAATAAAAGCTTTAATTGCAATGGGTGAAAAAGCTTATGAAATAGGTTATGTAACATCTGGAGGTGAAGGTGTTTGTTTAAAATAG
- the purE gene encoding 5-(carboxyamino)imidazole ribonucleotide mutase codes for MKVAIFFGSKSDTEVMRGAANALKEFNVDYKAFILSAHRVPEKLEETIEMVEKEGCEVIIAGAGLAAHLPGVIASKTILPVIGVPINAALNGLDSLYSIVQMPKSIPVATVGINNSYNAGMLALQMLALKDKELRGRLIEFRNNMKKNFIDENGEGVEL; via the coding sequence ATGAAAGTAGCAATATTTTTTGGAAGTAAATCAGATACAGAAGTTATGAGAGGAGCAGCAAATGCTTTAAAAGAATTTAATGTTGATTATAAAGCATTTATTCTTTCAGCTCATAGAGTTCCTGAAAAATTAGAAGAAACTATAGAAATGGTTGAAAAAGAAGGTTGTGAAGTAATAATTGCTGGTGCAGGACTTGCAGCACATTTACCAGGAGTTATTGCATCAAAAACAATACTTCCAGTAATAGGAGTGCCTATTAATGCAGCACTTAATGGATTAGATTCATTATATTCAATAGTGCAAATGCCTAAATCAATTCCAGTTGCAACTGTTGGAATAAATAATAGTTATAATGCAGGAATGTTAGCATTACAAATGTTAGCGTTAAAAGATAAGGAATTAAGAGGAAGATTGATCGAATTCAGAAATAATATGAAAAAGAATTTTATAGATGAAAATGGGGAAGGTGTAGAACTATAA
- the purC gene encoding phosphoribosylaminoimidazolesuccinocarboxamide synthase gives MEKLEMLYEGKAKKIYATDNADEVIIYYKDDATAFNGEKKGQIADKGVLNNKITSILFEQLEKQGIKTHFIKKLNDREQLCKKVEIVPLEVIVRNVAAGSMAKRLGLKEGTELKTTVFEFSYKDDELGDPLINSYHAVAIGAATFEQINTILDMTAKINNILKEAFAKENINLIDFKIEFGKCSDGTIVLADEISPDTCRFWDATTGEKLDKDRFRRDLGNVEDAYIEILKRISK, from the coding sequence ATGGAAAAACTAGAAATGTTATATGAGGGAAAAGCCAAAAAAATATATGCAACAGATAATGCTGATGAAGTAATAATTTATTATAAAGATGATGCAACAGCTTTTAATGGAGAAAAAAAGGGGCAGATTGCAGATAAAGGTGTATTAAATAATAAGATTACATCAATATTATTTGAACAATTAGAGAAACAAGGAATAAAAACTCATTTTATTAAAAAACTAAATGATAGAGAGCAGTTATGTAAAAAGGTTGAAATAGTTCCGTTAGAAGTAATAGTAAGAAATGTAGCAGCAGGTAGTATGGCTAAAAGATTAGGACTTAAAGAAGGAACAGAGCTTAAAACTACTGTATTTGAATTTTCTTATAAAGATGATGAATTAGGTGATCCATTAATTAACAGTTATCATGCAGTAGCAATTGGGGCTGCTACTTTTGAACAAATTAATACTATTTTAGATATGACAGCTAAGATTAATAATATATTGAAAGAAGCATTTGCAAAAGAAAACATAAATTTAATTGATTTTAAAATAGAATTTGGTAAGTGTTCAGATGGAACTATAGTTTTAGCTGATGAAATTTCACCTGATACTTGTAGATTTTGGGATGCTACTACAGGAGAAAAGTTAGATAAAGATAGATTTAGAAGAGATTTAGGAAATGTAGAAGATGCTTATATTGAAATATTAAAAAGAATATCTAAATAA
- a CDS encoding phosphoribosylformylglycinamidine synthase, whose product MLNIKSIFVEKKSGFDVEAQGLLRDFKENLGVNNLISVRLINKYIISDISEKYYKKALHTIFSELTVDNVYESELKINDDEVAFAVEFLPGQYDQRADSASECISLLTEKDKVDVKSAKIIILKGNITKEEIDNIKSYYINPVDSREVDINSKEIISISNLPKDVLILNEFREKNLEELKKFHSDYGLAMSIEDLIMIRDYFIKENRDPSITEIKVIDTYWSDHCRHTTFSTILENIEFEHNKYTLPIKKSYENYIKSREYVYGEKDKDQTLMDIAVIAMKELRKRGKLNDLDISEEINACSINVKIDTDKGLEDYLVMFKNETHNHPTEIEPFGGAATCLGGAIRDPLSGRTYVYQAMRVTGSGDPTVAVEKTLKGKLPQRTITLGAAHGYSSYGNQIGLATGEVQEIYHPNYIAKRMEIGAVIAAAPKENVVREEPKLGDVIILLGGRTGRDGVGGATGSSKEHTVDSLNECGAEVQKGNAPTERKIQRLFRNSKVAKMIKRCNDFGAGGVSVAIGELCRGLDIDLDKVTKKYDGLDGTELAVSESQERMAVVVSKENAEEFIKLSNKENLEATLVANVTDTDKLRLFWRGKKIVDLDRRFLDTNGAKQKVSVEVSGPTEYPYEVSNVNVKDTWISKLKDLNIASQKGLVERFDSTIGAGTVIMPFGGKYASTPAEGMAAKIPVLGGESKDATIMTFGFNPYLGTWSQYHMAYYSVIESITKLSAMGGDYRKARLTFQEYFEKLGKDKTRWGKPFSALLGAYEAQMQLGIAAIGGKDSMSGSFGDLDVPPTLVSFAVGVEKANKIISPEFKNTNSKLILLKTEKLEDGTIDMNKFKKNLEVLYKLIVDEKVISASAVKFGGVSECLTKMSLGNRIGAEFSNLTKDELFGFNYGSLLLEVKNEVDVNKEFKDCLYKEIGKTICSQTLICKEYDLDLEIENLEKIYEEKLSTVFKIKTEDVSEKIKTVLYDKKEVLSPAIKLAKPRVVIPVFPGNNCEYDCRRAFEKEGAEVSEVIFRNITKEALVDSIERLKSEIDKSQIIMIPGGFSAGDEPDGSGKFIATVFRNEKIKESVMELLKNRDGLTLGICNGFQALIKLGLVPYGEIIDIKEDMPTLTYNSINRHMSSIVRTKIVSNKSPWFNEANLGDIHSIAISHGEGRFVAPESLIKKLINNGQVATQYVDFEGEVALNMPYNPNGSMYGIEGITSPDGRVLGKMAHSERIGENLYRNIPGDFDQKIFKSGVNYFK is encoded by the coding sequence ATGTTAAATATTAAAAGCATATTTGTTGAAAAAAAGAGTGGATTTGATGTAGAAGCTCAAGGGTTATTAAGAGATTTTAAAGAAAATTTAGGTGTAAATAACTTAATAAGTGTAAGGCTTATAAATAAATATATTATTTCAGATATAAGTGAAAAATATTATAAGAAAGCATTACATACTATTTTTTCAGAGTTAACAGTTGATAATGTGTATGAGTCAGAATTAAAAATCAATGATGATGAAGTAGCATTTGCTGTTGAATTTTTACCAGGTCAATATGATCAAAGAGCAGATTCGGCTTCAGAATGTATATCATTGTTAACTGAGAAAGATAAGGTGGATGTAAAGTCAGCTAAAATAATTATATTAAAGGGAAATATTACAAAAGAAGAAATTGATAATATAAAATCATATTATATAAATCCAGTAGATTCTAGAGAAGTAGATATAAACAGTAAAGAGATTATATCCATTTCAAACTTACCTAAAGATGTTCTTATATTAAATGAATTTAGAGAAAAAAATTTAGAAGAATTGAAAAAATTCCATTCAGATTATGGTCTTGCTATGAGTATTGAAGATCTTATTATGATAAGAGATTATTTTATAAAAGAAAATAGAGACCCATCAATTACAGAAATTAAAGTCATTGATACTTATTGGTCAGATCACTGTAGACACACTACTTTTTCTACAATACTAGAAAATATAGAATTTGAACATAATAAATATACTTTACCAATTAAAAAAAGTTATGAAAATTATATAAAATCTAGAGAATATGTATATGGAGAAAAAGATAAAGATCAAACTCTTATGGATATTGCCGTTATAGCAATGAAGGAACTTAGAAAAAGAGGAAAACTTAATGATTTAGATATATCAGAAGAAATAAATGCATGCTCAATAAATGTAAAAATTGACACAGATAAAGGTTTAGAAGATTATTTAGTAATGTTTAAGAATGAAACACATAATCATCCAACTGAAATTGAACCTTTTGGTGGAGCGGCAACTTGCTTAGGAGGTGCCATAAGAGATCCACTATCAGGTAGAACTTATGTATATCAAGCCATGAGAGTTACAGGTTCAGGTGATCCAACAGTTGCTGTAGAAAAAACTTTAAAAGGAAAGCTTCCTCAAAGAACTATAACTTTAGGAGCAGCTCATGGATATAGTTCTTATGGAAATCAAATAGGACTTGCAACAGGTGAAGTTCAAGAAATTTATCATCCGAATTATATAGCTAAGAGAATGGAAATAGGAGCAGTTATTGCAGCAGCACCAAAAGAAAATGTTGTTCGTGAAGAACCTAAATTAGGTGATGTAATTATTTTACTTGGTGGAAGAACAGGTAGAGATGGTGTAGGTGGAGCTACAGGATCATCAAAAGAACATACAGTGGATTCATTAAATGAATGTGGTGCAGAAGTTCAAAAAGGAAATGCACCTACAGAAAGAAAAATTCAAAGATTATTTAGAAATTCAAAAGTAGCAAAAATGATAAAAAGATGCAATGATTTTGGAGCCGGTGGAGTATCAGTTGCTATTGGAGAGTTATGCAGAGGATTAGATATAGATTTAGATAAAGTTACAAAGAAATATGATGGATTAGATGGAACAGAACTTGCAGTTTCAGAATCACAAGAAAGAATGGCAGTAGTTGTATCTAAAGAAAATGCAGAAGAGTTTATAAAGCTTTCAAATAAAGAAAATTTAGAAGCAACATTAGTGGCTAATGTTACAGATACTGATAAACTTAGATTGTTTTGGAGAGGCAAAAAAATAGTAGATTTAGATAGAAGGTTTTTAGATACAAATGGAGCAAAACAAAAAGTATCTGTAGAGGTTAGTGGTCCAACTGAGTATCCATATGAAGTTTCAAATGTTAATGTAAAAGATACATGGATTAGTAAATTAAAAGATTTAAATATAGCGTCTCAAAAAGGATTAGTTGAAAGATTTGATTCAACTATTGGTGCAGGAACAGTGATTATGCCTTTTGGTGGGAAATATGCAAGTACTCCAGCAGAAGGAATGGCAGCTAAGATACCTGTACTTGGAGGAGAAAGTAAAGATGCTACAATAATGACATTTGGATTTAATCCATATTTAGGTACTTGGAGTCAATATCATATGGCTTATTATTCAGTAATAGAATCAATAACTAAACTTTCAGCTATGGGTGGAGATTATAGAAAAGCAAGATTAACTTTCCAAGAATATTTTGAAAAGTTAGGTAAGGATAAAACAAGATGGGGTAAACCTTTTTCAGCATTACTTGGAGCTTATGAAGCTCAAATGCAACTTGGAATTGCAGCAATTGGAGGAAAAGATTCGATGTCAGGAAGTTTTGGAGATTTAGATGTACCACCTACATTAGTTTCATTTGCAGTAGGGGTTGAGAAAGCTAATAAAATAATTTCTCCAGAATTTAAAAATACAAACTCAAAGTTAATATTACTTAAAACTGAAAAATTAGAAGACGGCACTATAGATATGAATAAATTTAAGAAAAATTTAGAAGTGCTTTATAAATTAATAGTTGATGAAAAAGTTATATCAGCATCAGCAGTTAAGTTTGGAGGAGTTTCAGAGTGCTTAACAAAGATGTCTCTTGGAAATAGAATTGGTGCTGAATTTAGTAATTTAACTAAAGATGAACTTTTTGGATTTAATTATGGAAGTTTATTATTAGAAGTTAAAAATGAAGTTGATGTAAATAAAGAATTTAAAGATTGTTTATACAAAGAAATAGGTAAAACTATTTGTTCTCAAACATTAATATGTAAGGAATATGATTTAGATTTAGAAATTGAGAATTTAGAAAAAATATACGAAGAAAAATTAAGTACTGTATTTAAGATAAAAACTGAAGATGTTTCAGAAAAGATAAAAACTGTTTTATATGATAAAAAAGAAGTTTTATCACCAGCTATTAAATTAGCTAAGCCAAGAGTTGTGATTCCAGTATTCCCAGGAAATAATTGTGAATATGATTGTAGAAGAGCTTTTGAAAAAGAAGGTGCAGAAGTATCAGAAGTAATATTTAGAAATATAACTAAAGAAGCATTAGTAGATTCAATAGAAAGACTTAAATCTGAAATTGATAAGTCACAAATAATAATGATTCCAGGAGGATTTTCAGCAGGGGATGAACCAGATGGATCGGGAAAATTCATAGCAACTGTATTTAGAAATGAGAAAATTAAAGAGTCAGTAATGGAATTATTAAAGAATAGAGATGGGTTAACATTAGGAATTTGTAATGGCTTCCAGGCTTTAATAAAGTTAGGGTTAGTACCATATGGAGAAATTATAGATATAAAAGAAGATATGCCTACGTTAACTTACAATAGTATAAATAGACATATGTCTTCCATAGTTAGAACAAAAATAGTTTCAAATAAGTCACCTTGGTTTAATGAAGCAAATTTAGGAGATATACATTCAATAGCAATTTCCCATGGAGAAGGAAGATTTGTTGCCCCAGAAAGCTTAATAAAGAAACTAATAAACAATGGGCAGGTGGCTACTCAATACGTTGATTTTGAAGGAGAAGTAGCACTTAATATGCCATATAACCCTAATGGCTCTATGTATGGAATTGAAGGGATAACAAGTCCTGATGGAAGAGTTCTTGGTAAAATGGCTCATTCAGAAAGAATAGGTGAAAATTTATATAGAAATATTCCAGGAGATTTTGACCAAAAGATATTTAAATCAGGAGTTAACTATTTTAAATAA
- the purF gene encoding amidophosphoribosyltransferase: MTNSEFELIIDPSLDKFKDECGVFGVYTNKPLDVASMTYYGLYALQHRGQESAGIAVADGEKIEMHKGLGLITDAFKQEDLMNLKGNIAIGHVRYSTAGGKGIENAQPILTTSKIGSIAMAHNGNLVNDDVIKELLEDAGQIFHTSSDSEVIACLIARSAKKGLTKAVVDAISAIRGSFALTIMSKDKLIGARDPHGIRPLSLGKIDEGYVLTSESCALDAIGAELVRDIEPGEIVIIDDKGVNSYRYSENTLCQTCAFEYIYFARPDSKIDGLDVHTSRVRAGEQLYKEHKLEADLVIAVPDSGIPAAIGYAKASGIPYDTGFIKNRYVGRTFISPSQEIRERSVAVKLNPLKTNLEGKRVVLIDDSIVRGTTSKYLIESLKRAGVKEISFLIASPSVKYPCHFGIDTPYRSELIAANNSVEEIRKMIGADYLGYLSENGVKESCKGKEGFCMGCFNGVYPVATPVEEE; the protein is encoded by the coding sequence ATGACAAATTCAGAGTTTGAATTAATTATAGATCCAAGTTTGGACAAATTTAAAGATGAATGTGGAGTCTTTGGAGTTTATACTAATAAGCCGTTAGATGTTGCTTCAATGACTTATTATGGACTTTATGCACTACAACATAGAGGTCAAGAAAGTGCAGGGATTGCAGTAGCTGATGGAGAAAAAATAGAAATGCATAAGGGGCTAGGACTAATTACAGATGCATTTAAACAAGAGGATTTGATGAATTTAAAAGGTAATATAGCTATAGGGCATGTTAGGTACTCTACAGCTGGTGGCAAAGGAATAGAAAATGCTCAACCAATACTTACTACTTCTAAAATAGGCTCAATTGCAATGGCTCATAATGGCAATTTAGTTAATGATGATGTTATAAAAGAATTGCTTGAAGATGCTGGCCAAATTTTTCATACATCAAGTGATTCTGAGGTAATAGCATGTCTTATAGCAAGAAGTGCAAAAAAAGGGCTTACAAAAGCTGTAGTTGATGCAATATCGGCTATAAGAGGTTCATTTGCATTAACAATTATGTCAAAAGATAAATTAATTGGGGCTAGAGATCCTCATGGAATCAGACCACTTTCACTTGGAAAGATTGATGAAGGATATGTGTTAACATCAGAAAGTTGTGCTTTAGATGCAATAGGCGCTGAACTTGTAAGAGATATTGAACCTGGAGAAATTGTTATTATAGATGATAAAGGCGTTAATTCTTATAGATATTCTGAAAATACGTTGTGTCAAACATGTGCTTTTGAATATATATATTTTGCAAGGCCTGATTCTAAAATTGATGGATTAGATGTTCATACTTCAAGAGTTAGAGCAGGAGAACAATTATATAAAGAACATAAGTTAGAGGCAGATTTAGTGATTGCAGTTCCTGATTCAGGTATACCAGCGGCTATAGGATATGCTAAGGCATCAGGTATTCCTTATGATACTGGATTTATTAAGAATAGATATGTAGGTAGAACATTTATATCTCCATCTCAAGAAATAAGAGAAAGATCAGTTGCTGTTAAGTTAAATCCATTAAAAACAAATTTAGAGGGTAAAAGGGTAGTTTTAATTGATGATTCAATTGTAAGGGGAACAACTTCAAAATATTTAATAGAATCACTTAAACGTGCTGGAGTTAAAGAAATAAGCTTTTTAATTGCATCTCCAAGTGTTAAATATCCTTGTCATTTTGGTATTGATACACCATATAGAAGTGAACTTATTGCTGCAAATAATTCGGTAGAAGAAATAAGAAAAATGATTGGAGCAGATTATTTAGGATATTTAAGTGAAAATGGTGTAAAAGAAAGTTGCAAGGGAAAAGAAGGATTCTGTATGGGTTGTTTTAATGGAGTTTATCCAGTTGCTACACCAGTTGAAGAAGAATAA
- the purD gene encoding phosphoribosylamine--glycine ligase has protein sequence MKLLLIGSGGREHALAWKLGKSKKVEKIFVAPGNGGTAIHNKCENINITDIDELISFAKKESIDITIVGPEDPLTKGIVDKFKKENLKIFGPSKDGAILEGSKSFSKDFMKKYGVKTAEYATFTNVNEALTYLENCTYPIVVKADGLAAGKGVIICENKDQAQNAVNTCMVDDVFNGAGQKIVVEEFLEGVEASILSITDGKTIIPFISAKDHKQIFDGGKGPNTGGMGVLAPNPYVTEEVLNDFKENIMDKTLVGIKEEGFDFKGIIFFGLMITKKGTYLLEYNVRMGDPETQSVLYLMESDLLEIIEAALNEKLNKVEIKWNKGVCINVVLASNGYPNKFNKGYEIKIDEKVKDKVFLAGAKYEDGTLKTNGGRVLSVIGCGNNIEEARNEAYSNIESIQFQGAYFRKDIGL, from the coding sequence ATGAAACTACTTTTAATTGGATCTGGTGGAAGAGAACATGCTTTAGCTTGGAAACTAGGAAAAAGTAAAAAGGTTGAAAAAATATTTGTAGCTCCAGGTAATGGTGGTACTGCTATTCACAACAAATGTGAAAATATAAATATAACTGATATAGATGAATTAATAAGTTTTGCGAAAAAAGAATCTATCGATATAACAATAGTAGGTCCAGAAGATCCTTTAACAAAAGGTATAGTTGATAAATTTAAGAAAGAAAATTTAAAGATTTTTGGACCATCTAAAGATGGAGCAATACTTGAAGGAAGTAAGAGTTTTTCTAAGGATTTCATGAAAAAGTATGGTGTTAAAACAGCTGAATATGCTACATTTACAAATGTTAATGAAGCTTTAACATATTTAGAAAATTGTACTTATCCAATAGTTGTAAAAGCAGATGGTCTTGCAGCAGGGAAAGGTGTTATAATTTGTGAAAATAAAGATCAGGCTCAAAATGCTGTTAATACATGTATGGTAGATGATGTGTTTAATGGGGCAGGACAAAAAATTGTTGTTGAAGAATTTTTGGAAGGAGTTGAAGCTTCTATACTTTCAATAACTGATGGAAAAACAATAATTCCATTTATATCAGCTAAAGATCATAAACAAATTTTCGATGGTGGAAAAGGTCCTAATACTGGTGGTATGGGAGTTTTAGCACCTAATCCATATGTAACAGAAGAAGTTTTAAATGATTTTAAAGAAAATATAATGGATAAAACATTAGTTGGAATAAAAGAAGAAGGCTTTGATTTTAAGGGAATTATATTCTTTGGTCTTATGATAACTAAAAAAGGAACATATCTTTTAGAATACAATGTTAGAATGGGTGATCCAGAGACTCAATCAGTTTTATATTTAATGGAAAGTGATCTTTTAGAAATTATTGAAGCAGCATTAAATGAAAAGTTAAATAAAGTAGAAATTAAATGGAATAAAGGTGTATGTATAAATGTAGTTTTAGCATCTAATGGATATCCAAATAAATTTAATAAAGGATATGAAATAAAGATAGATGAAAAAGTAAAAGATAAGGTATTTTTAGCAGGAGCCAAATATGAAGATGGAACTTTAAAGACAAATGGTGGAAGAGTTTTATCAGTTATAGGATGTGGTAATAATATAGAAGAAGCTAGAAATGAAGCTTATTCCAATATTGAAAGTATACAATTTCAAGGGGCTTATTTTAGAAAAGATATAGGACTTTAG
- the purN gene encoding phosphoribosylglycinamide formyltransferase encodes MFKIAVLVSGGGTDLQSIIDAVENKEIECSIEMVIGSKEGIYALERAKNHNIPTYVVSKKEYKDKSSDKVLELIRGKVDLIVLAGYLSILDGKILKEFNNRIINIHPSLIPAFCGPGMYGLNVHKAVIKSGVKYSGCTVHFVNSEVDGGAIILQDVVKVYFEDDAESLQKRILEREHIVLPRAIKLISEDKVKIFNGRTKIVEN; translated from the coding sequence TTGTTTAAAATAGCAGTTTTAGTCTCAGGTGGTGGAACGGATCTTCAATCTATTATAGATGCTGTAGAAAATAAAGAAATAGAGTGTAGCATTGAAATGGTAATTGGCAGTAAAGAGGGAATATATGCATTAGAAAGAGCTAAAAATCACAATATACCTACTTATGTTGTTAGTAAAAAAGAGTATAAAGATAAATCTTCAGATAAAGTTTTAGAACTTATAAGAGGTAAAGTTGACCTAATTGTTCTTGCTGGATATTTATCTATATTAGATGGGAAAATATTAAAAGAATTTAATAATAGAATAATTAATATTCATCCATCATTAATTCCAGCTTTTTGTGGTCCAGGAATGTATGGGTTAAATGTTCATAAAGCAGTTATAAAAAGTGGAGTTAAATATTCAGGATGTACAGTTCATTTTGTGAATTCTGAAGTAGATGGCGGAGCAATAATTCTTCAAGATGTTGTTAAAGTTTATTTTGAAGATGATGCTGAAAGTCTTCAAAAAAGAATATTAGAAAGAGAACATATAGTATTGCCAAGAGCAATTAAACTGATTAGTGAAGACAAAGTAAAAATTTTTAATGGTAGAACAAAAATAGTTGAGAACTGA
- the purH gene encoding bifunctional phosphoribosylaminoimidazolecarboxamide formyltransferase/IMP cyclohydrolase produces the protein MKKRALISVFNKDGVLDFAKFLVSKDVEIVSTGGTYKYLKENGIDVIEINEVTNFPEMLDGRVKTLHPLVHAGILAIRDNKEHMEVLEERKIHTIDYVVVNLYPFFEKVKEDLSFEEKVEFIDIGGPTMLRAAAKNFQDVVVISNITDYEVVKNEIENNGKVSLNTKKKLAGKVFNLMSAYDGAIANFMLADEDEYPEYLSVSYKKMQNLRYGENSHQSAAVYSSTMLDGAMNTFETLNGKELSYNNFKDVDIAWRCANEFDEPACCALKHNTPCGVAVGKDSYEAYMKAYEVDPTSIFGGIIGFNRKVDKKTAEEMVKIFLEVIAAPDYDEDALEVLKTKKNLRVLKFNNTPKSEKYMVSVDGAILIQDEDNKLIDEIKVVTEKKPTEDEMKDLLFGMKVVKYVKSNAIVVAHNGIALGIGGGQVNRIWPTEDALKRGKGATILASDAFFPFRDVVDQAAENGIKAIIQPGGSMRDQESIDACNEHGIVMVFTGFRHFKH, from the coding sequence ATGAAAAAAAGAGCTTTAATAAGTGTTTTTAATAAAGATGGAGTTTTAGATTTTGCTAAGTTTTTAGTTTCTAAGGATGTTGAAATAGTATCAACTGGTGGCACTTATAAATATTTAAAAGAAAATGGTATTGATGTAATTGAAATTAATGAAGTTACTAATTTCCCAGAAATGTTAGATGGTAGAGTTAAAACTCTTCATCCATTAGTTCATGCAGGAATTTTAGCTATAAGAGATAATAAAGAACATATGGAAGTTTTAGAAGAAAGAAAAATTCATACAATAGATTATGTTGTAGTTAATCTCTATCCATTTTTTGAAAAGGTAAAAGAAGATTTATCTTTTGAAGAAAAAGTTGAATTTATAGATATTGGTGGACCTACAATGCTTAGAGCAGCAGCTAAAAATTTTCAAGATGTAGTTGTAATTTCAAATATAACTGATTATGAAGTTGTTAAAAATGAGATAGAAAATAATGGAAAAGTATCATTAAACACAAAGAAGAAATTAGCAGGTAAAGTATTTAATCTTATGAGTGCGTATGATGGAGCTATTGCAAACTTTATGCTAGCTGATGAAGATGAATATCCTGAATATCTTTCAGTTTCATATAAGAAAATGCAAAACTTAAGATATGGTGAAAATTCTCATCAAAGTGCAGCTGTTTATTCTTCAACAATGTTAGATGGAGCTATGAATACTTTTGAAACTTTAAATGGAAAAGAATTATCTTACAATAACTTTAAAGATGTTGATATAGCTTGGAGATGTGCTAATGAATTTGATGAACCAGCATGTTGCGCGTTAAAGCATAATACACCTTGTGGAGTTGCAGTAGGAAAAGATTCATATGAAGCTTATATGAAGGCTTATGAAGTTGATCCTACATCAATATTTGGTGGAATTATTGGATTTAATAGAAAAGTAGACAAAAAAACAGCAGAAGAAATGGTTAAAATATTTTTAGAAGTTATAGCAGCTCCTGATTATGATGAAGATGCGTTAGAAGTATTAAAAACTAAAAAGAATTTAAGAGTTCTTAAATTTAATAATACTCCAAAGTCAGAGAAATATATGGTAAGTGTTGATGGTGCAATACTTATACAAGATGAAGATAACAAACTTATTGATGAAATAAAAGTAGTAACTGAAAAGAAGCCAACAGAAGATGAAATGAAAGATTTATTATTTGGAATGAAGGTAGTTAAATATGTTAAATCTAATGCGATTGTTGTTGCACATAATGGAATAGCATTAGGTATTGGAGGCGGTCAAGTAAATAGAATTTGGCCAACAGAAGATGCCTTAAAGAGAGGAAAAGGAGCTACTATATTAGCTTCAGATGCATTCTTCCCATTTAGAGATGTTGTTGATCAGGCAGCTGAAAATGGAATAAAAGCAATAATTCAACCAGGTGGCTCTATGAGAGATCAAGAATCAATAGATGCATGTAATGAACATGGAATAGTAATGGTGTTTACAGGATTTAGACATTTTAAACATTAG